Part of the Henckelia pumila isolate YLH828 chromosome 2, ASM3356847v2, whole genome shotgun sequence genome is shown below.
TTGATTCGGTTTTGACCGATTGCACACCCCTAATGTGAATTTTTTGCTATATTTGTTACAATCCTTATATAATTCATTATCTATTTCAATATGATTAATTCATCATTTTTATTAGTATctttatattttaaaacattGTGTAGAAAATCTAATATCATACAATTAATCGAATGAGTATACAATCTAAaagcaaaataaaaaatccataATGAAAAACTTAGTCATtctatttacacttttatagtcataataaaataaatatatattatctttaataattttaaagaattcatgcatatttttattttccaacatctgaatcatttttatgttaattgtttTTTAGATTTTCTTAAGAATTAGGtttcgataaaaaaaaaattctctaatttatttttatgatcaTATATCTATTGAATTATGATGTAtcattattttcaaatatttttataagtatgtcgtaaccaaattttattttttattagattttttttttaaaaaaaatgtgttttaaattttgtattcttaaattgataaaaaataattcaaatcaatTCATTGAAGgtgaatttttataattaaataagaggTGAATAGacacaatttatttgtaataacaaagaaactatatgtatttttttatttcacgtATATTGCTATAGTATATGATTAACTTTACAAAtgtaatatgatattttaaaaatcaattaaaatgttgtgtttaaagagttcaaaaataatttatattattttttattttctttctaatATAGCATGCTTTTATTAACAGATTATCACATTATGAAACTTATTCTTCATGAAATTTATGGTGATGTTATATgatctatatattatattaaacacaaattttgtaaaattgtaaatattgcttaaatattttaaatgatcaGTTATTTTATTGTCATAGTACAAAAAATATGCATGTGAATTCTTCTATTACTATATTTGTCACAATCCttatgtaattcattatctattttaatatgattaattCATCATTTTTATTAGTATCTtactattatattattattataatagtaATTTTTTCATCTTAATTTATATCataattctatatttttcaagataaaaaatcattattacccataaatattaatattaaaaataaaattaaaaatgattcatTTAAAACATAATCCACAAGAACTGACCCAATTAAAACCCAAAAAAACTCACTAAAAaaaactcagatatttaatAGTCAATTAAAAACCCAATAAAAATAAGACGcaataaaacaaacaaactcAATATTTAGACCCAATTAAAAAACCCCAAAAAATTACACTCACTAAAAAAATCAGATATTTAAAGTCAATTAAAACCCAATAAAAATAAGATGCAATAAAAACAAACTCAATTATTAACAATAAATACAAACTCAATTATTACTCATTAATCTATGTAGGGAGAGAGAGAAATTATCGTGCTTCCTTAAATGTCCTTATAAATTTCATGCAGTTTTAAAAAATACCCCTTTCATTTAACACTCCAATGAACAAAATTTGGGCAATTATGataatacacaataaaaaactTTGCCCTCCATTCACCCTTTTATAGTAGAAATAGATAGTGCTGACATGACTAGGGGTGGTTTGGTACGGTATACTGTGGTATTCAACGAATACCGCATACCGTATCGAAATTTTCGATAcctataccgtaccgaaaatttcggtataccaaaatgtTGGTATATCGAAATTTCGGTATGACATGAAAACATACCGTTCTTACcgaaaaatttcggtatatacCGAAATTCGATACGATATCGGTATGATAGCGTGTATATctacattttaaatatttttttaaactatttttttCACCGAAATTTTCTGTATATACGGttttttttcggtacggtataggCGGTATGACAACATTTCGGTATTTTTTTCCAACTCTAGACATGACAAATCATGGTTTGTTAGATTTTTTATTAGGGTAATACTCTTTAAGGTTGGTTGAACCAAACCGGATGTACATCTTAGTGTACACCTTGGTTTATCTATTTCTTTTAGGGGTGGCGTTCCGATACCCGACCGGATCGGGTTTACCCGATCGGGTCggttacttttttaaaaaatggggTTCGGGTTCTATATTGCGATTTTCGGGTTGGTGTCGGGTAGTATAATTACTACCCGATCGGGTTCGGGTACCCGACAAAACCCAAattgttttttgaaaatttaatatatattagtatGTATTATCCAAATACATATCctctttattttcattttattgcTCTCAACTAAAATGACCGTTGTTTTTCTTGGATTGGGTATACCGTATACATACATCACTtgagaaattattattattatttcaaaaatttcgaTTATTTAGTTGTTTGATAAtgttgagaattttttttttcaaaacttgtgaAAAATAAGTAAATATCTGAGGGTAAAAGTAGCTCACAACCACAAATATATGGAttgcttttaatttttatattcatcgaatttgcaaaaaaaaaaaaaaaaaaaaacacacggGTACCCGCAGTCGTGTACCCAACTTTACCGTACTCGATTTTTTTGGATCGGGTTCGGGTAGTCAATGACTATCCGACCCGACGAAACCCGACCCGAGGCCCAcccctaattttttttattaattacaaaaatttatttgacgaacaagatatttatttcttatcatgggtaattttatatttaatgaggAAAATTGTAATTTGGTGCAAGTCAACGTATACACTACAAGAATAATATCTAgcatttttcttttattatagatctttcattttaaaaaaatataacttattatgtaaaaaaaaattatttttatgataacaaataaaaaaagagTTCACACGTGTCACACATATCAGCCGACAAAATTCAAAGTCCCAGTCAAGGGACTTCTcctattgatattttttttttgacaaaagaTAATAATTTAATTGAAGTTGCGAAGATATATGAAAATTGAAGGGGACGATGTGTGTATAGCCATGTGGGGGGAGTGTGGGGGATGAACACAATATGAATGCGCGAGATAagctaaaaaattcaaaattcaaaatctttTATAATCGTTTCCGTTGGAAATATATGATTCTAAGTTTTGCCAGAAAAGGAAGTGTTTCTGCCAGATCTAATTATTggctttgaatttttttttcctttcttttttaaTATATAGCTAATTGCCTAAAATTCTTTCATTTACATTATTGGCATTTGGCAATTTTTTTTACCCCAAGTCCTGTTTCTTTAAAGTTGAAAAAGAATTTGTAAGTTTCAAATTTCTAATCTTAACTCATACAAACAAGTCGCATACATAAATTTTGTAAATCGAATATTTTATTCGACTgaatgaataaaaaatattaatttttatttaaaaaacgaTCAGATCTATTTGAATCATAACCACTATAAATCAATGAGTCAATCTCATACCCGCTCGGATCCCACAAGTGTATCGAAATGATGGATACTGAGCAAAATCTTCCCAGATGAAATCTGAAATTGTGGTGATTGTATATTGTGAAAAGGTGATTGCTCTGACAGAAGCACTTTCTCATCTGGCATTATCAAAAACAATTcgagaaagagagagagaggTGGCACATGGCGGGACCCCCGATCTCTCTCGATCTCTCTCCTCCATGATCAacactataaaaaaaaaacctccACACTAATATCTTCGCACCTCGAATTCACTGATGGCTATGGCATGGTTTCATCTCGGATTCATGGCGATTTTCGCTTTGCTTTCCGGCAATGTCGTTCCGTTTTCTCGAGCGCAGGATTTGGCTCCTGCTCCGACCCCTTCCAGCGACGGTACGCAGCATTCTCTCCCCATTTCTGGCTGCCAAAATTCATTCATAAcagtgttttttgttttttgttctgTGATTGAATTTGCAGGCAGTGCGATTGATCAAGGGATAGCATGTGTACTGATGTTGGTGGCACTGGTGCTCACGTATCTCATCCACCTCGTGGATGCATGAGTTAAGAGTTCTTGTACATAAGATTTCTAtgcatttgttttgtttttgttcacTGTAACTCTTCTGCTGCTGCTACCCATTTCCTACCACTTTTTTCTCGTATATTTTTCTTCCTTTTATATTTCACTCTGAATTGGGATCTAAACTCGATTTTGGACCCACTTGTAAATTTAGTTTCGATTTTGTTATACAATAAGAAGAGCGACTTGAGAAATTAAAGGAATGCGAGCAGAAAGGAAAGATTGTAACTTTATATTATCCGCCAAATAACAAACATACAACACTGCATTGTATGCAACTGTAAATACACTTCACATCTTCAACAAGATTTGAGATAAAGGTAATGCAACGACAATGATCCAACTGCCAATCCATAAATCAAGCTAACTTCCCATGTGCTCATTTATATTCAGCTAACTCCCAAAAGGAAGCTTAAATTTGGCTTGAAACAAGTACCAACAAATGTTCAGATAAATGAATCAGCTGAGTATGTGCAACCAATAGTATCTTATTCCTTTGTCGATGTCGTAAATTCCTGTTCAGATGTTAGCATTCTCTTTTCCATAACTACTCTGTCATCTGTCTTTGATGCAAGGCATGCTTGACAACTTCATAAAAAGATACCACAATCCCCACTGAAGGACCGGCTCGAGCAACTCGAGCCCCAGCCCCCGTAAAAAATCCCTTTATACCTCCATCCCTACACAACATGCCAAGGGAGAATTCAGAATAGTCGAGGCTTTAAGCAGTAAGACGTGATAACTCTAGCAAAATTCAAACGAGAGACTGTCCTTTGAATCATTGGAATACCAATAAAAGTATTTTTGTTATGTTGTTGCGACTGGTCATTATAATTAAGAAACAGTTGGATGAAATTTTTGCAAGGAATGGTTTCTAGGAACATCTGTTATTCAGTCTGAATCCAGCTTATGAAAATGTGATGCCTCAAAATAGATTTCATTAATGCCCAAGAACTTTCATCGGGTACCAAACTCTATGATCTCATGATGTTATGGAAGAGTATTGAAGTAATAGAAAGTCTGATAAGTACCTCCAGATCTCAACCAAAGTCTGCCTCGTGGTCATCGTCAATGCTCGTGTGGGATCTTTCTGAAAAGCCAGAGCATAAATAATCACAGTCGAGAAATGGAGAAAATCACAAAAGAGATCATATTCAAGTAGATATGGTCTAATGATACGATTAACTTTTGTCTACAGATCTATTCTACTGCCCCTGCATTTTATACTATCCATTAACTTAGATTCATGTCTCAGATTTTCTCATGCAAAAACAATCATGAGGTGGAGAAGAGCAGTACACAGATATCAcccaaaaaagaaagaaaaacttTTAACTTATTGCAAAATCAGGACTATTGATAACCACAGATATCAcccaaaaaagaaagaaaaacttTAACTTATTGCAAAATCAGGACTATTGATAACCACACATTAGCCAAATCTTGCTTTGAGTAAGTACTGAGTGTGTGCTATCTGATTTCAATCATGTACCCACTTTATCAATCaactattaaaaatttatcaaCCTCTATTTGTCGTCTCGTGCGAGCAACGTCTAGAGGACATGTGCTAGCAGCTGCTATGCTTCCTGCCAACAAACCAGCGCAGAAGTTTACCCCAAGGACACTGGGTAAACTGGCTTCATTACCTAACCCACTCAGAATTCTCCTTCGGAGCTGCATGAAAATGAGTGAACATGAGATatcatggcatcataattacTCACGGAGCAGAAAAAAAGCTCTTACTGGCTCGAGCAATGACCAGCAAACAGCAGAAAATGGAACATCACGAGCTAGTTGTGCGCCAAGGCCAGTCCATAGGATACGGTAGCTTTGAACTGATTCAATTTAACCACAATCACACCAGTTCAGATGGAAGAAAAATTTGAACTTCTCTTCCAAACACAATCATGAAACATATAATAGATACAAACATTAAAATATAAGTTCCAAATGATATCCTACTAGCTTGAGGATTCTTAGAACTCTTGATGTCAGAGACAGCATCTATCAAAGTTTTCCACACTCCTGGAGGTTTCACACTAGCTTGGTTGTGTTTGAATGCCTGTGACCAAAAAGATCAccataaatacatttaaaagAATGTCCATGCCAAGACAAGTTTCTGATacaacaaataaattattgggaAATTAGGAGAATATTTAGCATGAAAAGACGTGTTCATTTTTTTCCCTGTGATGAAATATAAAATACCTGCATACGTGTTCTAGCAAGCTCAACGGGGTAACAACTTATGCATGCTACAGAGCGTGCTAAGGAACCAGCAACTAGAGGAACATAGGGAGTCACGGTTGGGGCATTTTGTGACGTAAGCTCTTCCATGTAGTTGCGGAAAATATCATACAGAGGCATATAAATTCCCACCTACAAATAATACACAAAAGGACTTCAACATGAAGTCGTAACTAAATAATTTGCCCACCACAATGATTAAGAAAGAAACTTACAGAAGGGACTGCAAGTGCTAAACTGGCATTAGTTCCTGTCCACAATCGTGAGAATCCTTCCTGGATGATTTCACAAGGTTAGGGTCATTTAACCAAATGAAGATAAAGTTGGAAAAAGCGTGCAAAATGCTTTAAAGCCTCTAGATAAAACCAACATATATTTTAGTGCTTTGATAAGTTATATACGTGATATGGTCATAGTTCTGTATCCGTTTTTCGCTTAAAATGTGGTATTTAAAGAATAAAATTAAGAGAACCTCATAATAGCAAGCTTCAGAATTTATACTGATTTTAACTTGATTAAATTTCCAATTAGTTAAGATAATTACTTATTTCAAACCAAAACAATACTTCTGAGCATGATGTATCGAAGTCAGATGAAGATGAATTAAGTGAAAAAACAATAGCTTCACCAACCTGCCGCACCACTTTGTAGAATACATCCAAAGTTCCTTTGTAACGGGTGCACTCGGGGGAGCATGTTGGTTGGGTGCAAGCAGATGACGGCATATACTTCACGTCTTGCAACATCTGAATCCAAGAATGTGGGCAAAAGCACTATCAAAACATAGCTTGTGATGAAGGGAAGGAAAGAACTAATATAAGTGACCAATGCAGTGGAATAACATAGGAATGCAACTAATAAAGAGCACTGATGAGAAAGCCTAGCGTGCTACAAACATAAGCCAAGACCATGTTTACAAACTCTGGACTAGGAAGCCCTTTGCAACGTGAATGGTTCGATGAATATATACAAAAAATACAGATTCGCTTACCGTGCTTGACTCAAAGCATGCCATTCGATGGAAGCCATCATAGGGCACCCCAGCTGCCTGAGCTTGCAACCTAACCTGGAAAATTAGCAGATATCAACTAAGCCCCAAACAGATCGGGTAACATATGTCTAATGAACAAGAAAGCTTCCTCTGTTAAAGCAAAAGGAATTCCACTACGCAAATGCCACGTTAAAAAATCCGAAAAAAGGGGCAAACTACCACATTGAAGCACACCCAACAAACCCATGAGAATTTGATAATCTGATGTACAGGGGCACTGTTAGGTATCGTAGACTAAGAAGAGGTTAAATGAGTCCAAATAGGCAATCTAAAACAGGGAAGATCAGGGAATATGTCCAAGCACAAGAAAACTCCACATGGAATGTTTTGAACCTCCGGCTAAATGGGGATCTTTATGGCCATTCACTAACATGAAgtatctataaaaaaaaaatcaaacaatcaaGCAAAATGTATCAAATCATTTAGCTCGTAAATTAAACCCCATGGCATACTCAGAGCTAATAAAACTGCACACATTCtcccaaataaaaaaattcgagAAATGCGTCATTTCGACAAACACCTTGGCAACATCAAGAGGGTTGACGATGATAGAAGATATCACGGCGGCGCCAGCAGCAGAGAACGCCCTCTCCCCAAAACTTAATTCCGCATCAGAAATCTTCGGATTCGATGATCTTTTGCATAAAGATTCCTCTTTCACCATATTATTATCTATTTCCATTTTTCTTGTTACTGTCGCCGCTCCAATCCATGAAGGCAGACCTTGTCTTGCTGAACCCAccattaaaaatcaaaatacctTCCCCCagttttgcaagaattgaaaaAGGGAAATTATGAGCTACTAATATCAAACTAAGTAATCGATTTTCTTTTTATAGATTTGGGAGAGTTGGATTTTTTCCAAAAGAATATTGCATGGAGAGGAAGAAAGAGGTGTGATTCGTGGCGTGGAAACAAGGGCGCCAAACACTATGAGACGTGTCTAAGGTTTCCACTTGTCCAAGCCTATTTATTCAATTCCAAGTGCATTTTGGGTATTTCAGATATCCCCAAATTAATggaattcaagttttggattaaAAATATGGAGTTTAACTGATCCAAACCAATTGCATTATTATACAAAAATtgtgtaataatttttttttttactgatttaatgttatttttcttgaattttgaaatattttatttgacttTTAGTTGTACGCGAACTTTATAATTACATTTTGagaatttatttattgcaaatttaaAACCAACTTTAAACATAACCATGACCCTAAATATTCAGGGTTTTTAATGAGCTGAAATTTTTTGTAAAttgcacaaaattttaatatatcgtATTTTACTTATAATCATTTTATCCTacgataaaataaaatatacacTCAACGTCAGTTATCATGCACGTATTATCCTAAGTTCCTAACCAAGCCGAATTCATGGTTTGGTTATAAAATAATCATATGGTTTGAAAGTCTATAAAAACCAATAAAATATAGCTTGATCCAAATTTTTATCTAAATTCGAACCAAACAACACCGTTACTCAGAATGATTACAATGTGATCTACCTCAATAACGTGATCTCCTTGGATGAGCTGATGAAACTCCTCCAACAAAAGACGAACTGctgctgacctgaaaccacTAATCAAGAATGTTAAGGGGGGGCCAAAAGGTGTTCCggcgtatcccctccgacgctcaagtcagatgctaggatagcgaaatatagagagtggtgtgtgcacacaagtgaaaaattaggatccaaataatgaaagtgaacctggtatttataggaaaGAACTCCGGATTTAGCGCCTACCATCCTTATCAAGAATTCGCGAATCCCAGGATCACAATCCCGAATATTTAGGATGAGATCTCGCCCGAATCTTGTCTGACAAAGGAAATAATAATACACTTAATCTGAGCTGAACTGTCATCATGGGGACGCTATACTGCTGCTCTCCCTGGGGTCATATGGAAAAGGGATGAGTGAGTTATTGCTGAACCCCTGAACTCAACCTGAAcactgatcctaacatcttagctAGCTCATCAAGGTTGTCCAACCCCTCTACTAAGTTAACTCCCTACTGACATCGGGGCTGAGATGAACTCCAGAGCTCCCGACCAGAGCTGAAGGTGACGGTGGAGGAGCTTGGCTGacctcccgagctcccgagctgagctcccgacccgagctggaggtgatggtggaggaacttggctgagctcccgagctcccgagctgagctcgTGACCCGAGCTGGAGGTGATGGTGGAGGAGCTTGGCTGAGCTCCcaagctcccgagctgagctcctgACCCGAACTGGAGGTGATAGTGGAGGAGCCTGGCTGAGCTCCCGAGATGAGCTCCTGAACCAGTTCTGGTTGATTAGGGATGTTCCTTTTATATTAGGGTCATCCATGAGCTGAGGTAGTTTCCTCCTCTGGGTATCACAAGTCCCTCCCATGAAAGTCGAATTGAGGTCAAAGACTCGAAATTCATTTTTGATTATGAGATGACCCTAAGAGAATGCCGACCTGAGGTGCCTGCTGAGCCCTCCTGTCATTCTGACAATCATTAACGGTAACTTTTTGAATTCCAACGAATCTGAGCCATACACCTGTCCAAATTCAACGGCTCGATTTAACCCGATCTTTCTATAAATAGCCccttgctgtcaaaatttcattttcactTTCTTCACTTCTTACTTCTGTAAATTCTCTCTTGAATTCCCCTCTTCCAAGCTTTTCCGCCTTCTTCCCTTTTTCCCAAGTTTCCGAGCTTCCTAAGTAAGTATTTCCTTTCATGGCTACTTCTTCCTGAGCTCATTCTGGAAGCTCTGACGAAGTATTCCGTTAGGTGGATCGATTTGATTCCCTCGCTCTTACTCCCGCAGGAGAGCCTTCAGGCCAGGACCCTGCTCATGCTTTAACCTCTGCTCAGGAATATGACCTGGGCAATGACCCCAAAATCCCCGTGGTGCCGTGGTTTGAGCAATACCCATCCGAGCTAGATGCTTCGGATGAGAACAGGATAAGAGCTCTCTCTCACGCCCCGGAGAATTATGAGTTCATCATTCCTGACCCTGAGGCCCGAGCTGACCATCCTCCAGAGAGGTATTATACCTTTTATTTAGATCAGCTGGAGGCCGGTCTTAGGTTTCCTCTCCCCCTCCTTTTTCAATAGCTCAGCCGTTACTATGAGCTTCATTTAGGGCAGTTCACTCCTAATTCCTTTCGCACTCTGTGTAGTTTCGTTGTCCTCTTTAGGACTTTAGGCTATGACGTAAATTGTTTTactatttgtaattttttactTCCCAAACGTTCTGAGGAGGGCCCCTTCTACTTTTCTTGCCAACCTAATTGCAAGTTTTTTAAGGGCTTTCCCAGCTCtaacaaaaattggaaaaactctTTCTTTTTTGTTCATCCCTCCGATGATTGGGATATATGCTCAACTTGGAGGGATGCTCTCCCCCTCTTACCTGTTCCCGCCCCGGGCTTCCGTCAAGGGGAATTGTTTACTGGAGCCCAAAGGGCTATAGGGGGAAGGTGCTTTGATACTTCTGCCCTTCTGGCAGAAGATCTTCTTTGCCACCATGGGCTCAGCTCGGCCGATGTCTCGGTCTGAGGAAATCTAGGTATGGCCCTTCCCCCGCCCTTGCTCCAACATGTTAGCCATATTACTATCACTATTTCCTGAACTGACCTCTCTTCTttcttatatatatagaaaaaagAGTCATGGACGCTGCCATGAAAAGAATGCTGGAAAAGAAGAAAACGGCTGCCCCCCCTGGGAGCAGGACTGAAGGGAGCTCCGCCAAGCCTAAAGCCCCTTCACCCCGAGCTGCTAGTAAGTCCGAGCCTTCTGCCCCTCACTCTAAGGGCTCAAAAAGGCGGGCCACATCCAGCCCTCGCCCTGAA
Proteins encoded:
- the LOC140881328 gene encoding mitochondrial carrier protein MTM1-like isoform X2, producing the protein MLPRLQAQAAGVPYDGFHRMACFESSTMLQDVKYMPSSACTQPTCSPECTRYKGTLDVFYKVVRQEGFSRLWTGTNASLALAVPSVGIYMPLYDIFRNYMEELTSQNAPTVTPYVPLVAGSLARSVACISCYPVELARTRMQAFKHNQASVKPPGVWKTLIDAVSDIKSSKNPQAIQSYRILWTGLGAQLARDVPFSAVCWSLLEPLRRRILSGLGNEASLPSVLGVNFCAGLLAGSIAAASTCPLDVARTRRQIEKDPTRALTMTTRQTLVEIWRDGGIKGFFTGAGARVARAGPSVGIVVSFYEVVKHALHQRQMTE
- the LOC140881328 gene encoding mitochondrial carrier protein MTM1-like isoform X1; its protein translation is MVGSARQGLPSWIGAATVTRKMEIDNNMVKEESLCKRSSNPKISDAELSFGERAFSAAGAAVISSIIVNPLDVAKVRLQAQAAGVPYDGFHRMACFESSTMLQDVKYMPSSACTQPTCSPECTRYKGTLDVFYKVVRQEGFSRLWTGTNASLALAVPSVGIYMPLYDIFRNYMEELTSQNAPTVTPYVPLVAGSLARSVACISCYPVELARTRMQAFKHNQASVKPPGVWKTLIDAVSDIKSSKNPQAIQSYRILWTGLGAQLARDVPFSAVCWSLLEPLRRRILSGLGNEASLPSVLGVNFCAGLLAGSIAAASTCPLDVARTRRQIEKDPTRALTMTTRQTLVEIWRDGGIKGFFTGAGARVARAGPSVGIVVSFYEVVKHALHQRQMTE